A region of Etheostoma cragini isolate CJK2018 chromosome 2, CSU_Ecrag_1.0, whole genome shotgun sequence DNA encodes the following proteins:
- the apela gene encoding apelin receptor early endogenous ligand has product MRVFNLLYLLLLLVTIVASVSSAPVSSGRPELLYLRRKYHRHHYCPHRRCLPLHSRVPFP; this is encoded by the exons ATGAGGGTTTTCAACCTGCTCTACCTGCTCCTGCTGCTCGTAACCATTGTAGCATCAGTCTCATCCGCACCAGTCTCCTCCGGCAGACCAG AATTACTCTACCTAAGGAGAAAATACCACAGACACCACTACTGCCCCCACAGACGCTGCCTGCCTCTCCACTCCAGAGTACCCTTCCCCTAA
- the tmem192 gene encoding transmembrane protein 192 → MESKGPSLYAPASSSVDISRSVEEDSLVDGPLISSDALHSAIRREFQTVPTPCHAGLLSLLHVVYVVLSMCVAVLCVLELGQKEVCASILGNVRGDSVIVFGKVCLWLLVLLFTGCVQHHHSQARSRGYLRFYRQTQGLKHLPLTVHSVGNVLLLVVLAVRLSPTVQTYMLLSVLGLELLVALPCLLYYTVQVMRFNRERAAPDVSQEEHSHTFSITSLPTETGFREGSCLEEVVEKQADLIEYLKQHNTLLSKRLLNLTAQH, encoded by the exons atggagtCAAAGGGACCTTCTCTTTATGCA CCGGCAAGCTCCTCAGTAGACATATCCCGAAGCGTAGAGGAGGACTCTTTGGTGGACGGACCTCTGATTTCTTCTGACGCCCTCCACTCAGCCATCAGGAGAGAGTTTCAGACTGTACCGACACCCTGCCATGCTGGCCTGCTGTCTCTGCTGCAT GTTGTGTACGTGGTGTTGTCAATGTGTGTggcagtgctgtgtgtgttggaatTAGGCCAAAAGGAGGTGTGTGCGAGTATTTTGGGTAACGTGCGAGGTGACAGTGTCATCGTGTTTGGGAAGGTGTGTTTATGGTTACTGGTGCTGTTGTTCACTGGGTGTGTGCAGCATCACCACAGCCAGGCCAGGAGCAGAGGATACCTGCGATTCTACAGACAGACGCAGGGACTGAAGCACCTGCCCCTCACCGTGCACTCTGTAG gaaACGTTCTGCTACTGGTTGTTCTGGCTGTACGGTTATCACCGACTGTCCAAACCTACATGCTGCTCAGTGTTCTGGGGTTGGAGCTCTTGGTTGCATTGCCTTGCCTGCTCTATTACACAG TCCAGGTGATGCGGTTCAACAGAGAGCGAGCTGCACCAGATGTGAGCCAAGAAGAGCATTCACACACCTTCAGTATCACGAGCCTGCCGACGGAGACCGGCTTCAG AGAGGGCTCCTGtctggaggaggtggtggagaagCAGGCCGACCTCATAGAGTACCTGAAACAGCACAACACCTTACTGAGCAAGAGGCTGCTCAACCTAACGGCGCAGCACTGA